A genomic window from Salvia splendens isolate huo1 chromosome 11, SspV2, whole genome shotgun sequence includes:
- the LOC121755635 gene encoding amino acid transporter AVT6A-like, whose amino-acid sequence MTTKSQKKPRRSSSKKSKRESVSVRIIDEKTPLLLNKKAESSSFSHGEANGASFTGAVFNLSTTIIGAGIMALPATMKVLGLILGILAIVFVGVLTELAIGMLLRFSKAGAVASYGAVMGHAFGSIGRKALQVCVVINNIGVLVVYMIILGDVVSGSTSSGIHHPGLMESWFGQEWWTGRFFVLVVTTLGVFTPLAFLKRIDSLRHTSAVAVFLAVVFLVITVGIAVAKFMQGSMMWPRLLPDISDFSSIWTLFTVVPVLVTAYVCHFNVHSIENELEDPSLIKPVVRTSLLLCSVIYIMTSFFGFLLFGDATLDDVLSNFDTDLGIPFSSQLNDAVRVSYALHLMLVFPVIFYPLRFNLDGLFFSSSIPLTADNMRFTSLTIALLSVIFLGANFIPSIWDAFQFTGATTAVCIGFIFPAIIVLRDVHGITTWKQKTLAVFMVGLAVFASLVAIYSDAYAIFKRNATPTRE is encoded by the exons ATGACAACCAAAAGCCAGAAGAAACCTAGAAGGTCCTCATCGAAGAAATCAAAGAGGGAATCAGTCTCCGTCCGAATCATCGATGAGAAAACGCCTCTATTGCTCAACAAGAAGGCGGAGAGCAGCAGCTTCTCCCACGGCGAAGCAAACGGCGCCTCCTTCACCGGAGCAGTATTCAACCTCTCCACCACCATAATCGGCGCCGGAATCATGGCGCTGCCGGCCACCATGAAGGTCCTCGGTCTCATCCTCGGGATCCTAGCTATTGTCTTCGTCGGCGTCCTCACCGAGCTTGCCATAGGCATGCTGCTCCGCTTTAGCAAGGCCGGCGCCGTCGCCTCCTACGGCGCCGTCATGGGCCACGCGTTCGGCTCCATTGGCCGGAAAGCGCTCCAGGTCTGCGTCGTCATCAATAATATCGGGGTGCTCGTTGTTTACATGATCATACTCG gggatgtcgtTTCCGGATCGACCTCGAGCGGAATTCATCACCCCGGTCTGATGGAGAGCTGGTTCGGCCAGGAGTGGTGGACCGGCCGGTTCTTCGTCCTTGTTGTCACCACGCTTGGGGTTTTCACTCCATTGGCCTTTCTCAAGCGCATTG ATTCTCTACGGCACACCTCTGCGGTGGCTGTTTTCCTTGCAGTGGTGTTCCTGGTGATAACCGTAGGCATCGCCGTTGCCAAATTTATGCAAGGGAGCATGATGTGGCCGCGCCTCCTCCCCGATATCTCCGACTTCAGCTCCATCTGGACGCTCTTCACTGTCGTCCCTGTCCTCGTCACTGCCTACGTATGCCATTTCAACG TGCACAGTATTGAGAACGAGCTGGAAGATCCTTCGTTGATAAAGCCGGTGGTTCGAACATCCCTGCTGCTCTGCTCAGTCATTTACATCATGACCAGCTTCTTCGGCTtcctcttattcggggacgccACCCTTGACGATGTGTTATCCAACTTTGACACGGATCTCGGCATCCCTTTCAGCTCCCAGCTCAATGATGCTGTTCGTGTTAGCTACGCCCTCCATTTGATGCTGGTTTTCCCGGTTATTTTCTACCCTCTCCGTTTCAACTTAGATGgcctcttcttctcctcctccatcCCTCTCACGGCCGACAACATGCGCTTCACCTCCCTGACAATTGCCCTCTTGTCCGTCATCTTTCTGGGGGCCAATTTCATTCCCAGCATTTGGGACGCCTTTCAGTTCACCGGTGCAACCACTGCTGTCTGCATTGGCTTCATCTTTCCTGCTATCATCGTTTTAAG GGACGTTCATGGCATCACGACGTGGAAACAGAAAACTTTGGCGGTGTTCATGGTTGGTTTGGCTGTGTTTGCTAGTCTGGTGGCGATTTACAGTGATGCGTACGCCATATTCAAGAGAAACGCAACACCTACTCGCGAATAG